A genomic stretch from Numida meleagris isolate 19003 breed g44 Domestic line chromosome 2, NumMel1.0, whole genome shotgun sequence includes:
- the RRM2B gene encoding ribonucleoside-diphosphate reductase subunit M2 B — protein sequence MGERRGRAALQEAAEPERSSSPTAAENGLKPHEEPLLRKNPRRFVIFPIQHPDIWKMYKQAQASFWTAEEVDLSKDLPHWNKLKADEKYFISHVLAFFAASDGIVNENLVARFSQEVQIPEARCFYGFQILIENVHSEMYSLLIDTYIKDPEKRDFLFNAIETMPCVKKKADWALKWIEDRESTFGERVVAFAAVEGIFFSGSFAAIFWLKKRGLMPGLTFSNELISRDEGLHCDFACLMFHYLVNRPSEERVREIIVNAVEIEQEFLTEALPVGLIGMNCTLMKQYIEFVADRLLMELGFSKVFHAENPFDFMENISLEGKTNFFEKRVSEYQRFAVMAETMDNVFTLDADF from the exons ATGGGGGAGCGCCGGGGGCGAGCGGCCCTGCAGGAGGCGGCCGAGCCGGAGCGG AGCTCCTCTCCAACTGCAGCTGAAAATGGCTTGAAACCTCATGAGGAGCCTCTTCTCAGGAAAAATCCCCGTCGGTTCGTCATCTTCCCCATCCAGCACCCGGACATATGGAAGATGTACAAACAGGCCCAGGCCTCCTTTTGGACGGCAGAAGAG GTTGATTTATCAAAGGACCTTCCTCACTGGAACAAgctgaaagcagatgaaaagtACTTTATCTCTCATGTTCTCGCCTTCTTTGCAGCCAGTGATGGAATTGTAAATGAAAACCTG GTGGCACGCTTTAGTCAGGAGGTGCAGATCCCAGAAGCTCGTTGTTTCTATGGCTTCCAGATTCTCATTGAGAATGTCCACTCGGAGATGTACAGCTTGCTTATAGACACTTACATCAAAGATCCTGAGAAAAG ggattttttatttaatgctaTTGAAACAATGCCTTGTGTCAAGAAGAAAGCAGACTGGGCTCTGAAGTGGATTGAAGACAGAGAATCAACTTTTG GTGAGAGAGTGGTTGCCTTTGCTGCAGTTGAAGGCATCTTCTTTTCGGGTTCATTTGCTGCTATATTTTGGCTGAAGAAGAGGGGCCTGATGCCTGGATTGACTTTCTCCAATGAACTTATTAGCAGAGATGAG GGTCTACACTGTGATTTTGCTTGTCTAATGTTCCATTATTTAGTGAACAGACCATCAGAAGAGAGAGTCCGGGAGATCATTGTTAACGCTGTTGAAATTGAACAG GAGTTTCTCACAGAGGCATTACCTGTAGGTCTGATTGGAATGAATTGCACTTTGATGAAGCAGTATATTGAATTTGTCGCAGACCGGTTACTAATGGAGCTCGGGTTCTCGAAG GTCTTTCATGCGGAAAATCCTTTTGATTTCATGGAGAATAtttctctggaaggaaaaacGAATTTCTTTGAGAAGCGAGTTTCGGAGTATCAACGTTTTGCTGTTATGGCAGAAACAATGGACAATGTTTTCACTCTGGATGCAGATTTTTGA